TATAGAGATGACCTCCATGACCTTCCTGTCAAACTCTGTCCTGTGCTTCTCCACCTCAGATTTTGCCTTCTGCAGATCAGCATGGCATTGCTGGAGCTCCTGAACAGAAATATGAACAATTGATGGTGACATTTGTGTTATTCACCTGTGCATCAGTGACCGTGTTAAGCTGCGAGTGTGTTTACTGCACCTGGTTGAGAGTCTGTGTGTGGCTGGTGTCTGGTATCTGTCGTTTCATGGTGCTCACTTTCTCCTGTAGCTCCTTCAGTTCCTCCTCAAGCTCCTCTTTTTCCAGACGAGCTTGCAGGAGCctgaaaaatgtgaacataCAACTGATGTAAACCAACTATACCAGTCAAGCATTACTACTTAATTAGCTAATCAGTAGCAGCTGGATTGTATAGGTGATTCATGACACATgatctccatttttttttaatgtagtcaTCAAGCAAATAAGTCATTATTTAATCTTCAAACAACAGGAAATAAATTAGCATTCCCTGTTACCACATAACAGTCAGTCACattcacagaaaacaagactacaatacatttttagctaaacattcataaaaatgtaagacCATCCACACCTCTCTCTGTAGCTTTATTGTTCCTGCTTACAGACAGTAATCTGTCAGTACAGACAGATTCAGTAACTGAATCCACTGTATGGATACAATGAAGGAAatcttaatgtaaaaatgtcctCTGCCGAAGCTTCAGACTGTGACTGATATTCAGCATAATTTCTGCTCAACCATAGTACTAAATACGGTCCATATTCTCTTTGGGACTCATGTATTAGGGCATTCATGGTCCATATTTGAACTTGGATCATGTGTGGATGGCCTTGACACTACAGTGAGACAATTGTTAGCACAAATAGCCACACCTACAACTCTGCATATCTAAACACAAATGCTGTTCAATCAGTGACTCTCACGGTGTTTCAGGGCTGCTGGGTGGCgctctgacagagagagggaggaacaTTGACCAGGTagaatgaaagagaagacaTGGACACACATTAGTAGCACAGCAGaggcaaaatgaaatgtaaagagGGCGACAAAATCCATGTCCATGTACACATTGGAAATCCCAAACCCAGGTAAGTAATGATGAATACACTCTgtgatcagtttttttaaatgtctataGACTCACTCTTGTTTAGTTGTTCGAAGTTCATCTCTGGTGGCATGAAACTGCTCCATCCAGTGGCTGCTCTCGTCTCTACAGTCCTCCAACTGCTGCTGTAGAGAGCGAACTGATGCATTGACACGCAACCGCTCTGCTTCAATCCCTGCGTGAGACTGAAATAGGAGACAGAAGAATTGAGAGCACATGGTATTATATGTCACTACCATTTCATAAATAGTATTCTCAGTGTAGATAGACCACACAATTGAAAAGTAATTTGCATTGCCTCAGTTGAAGAGGTcaagtttaaaatgttgtgtCTCTCCaatattcaagaaaaaaaactgaggggGAAATGCAGCTAGATACTGCATCTAAGCTGAGCATGCTCAGTCCACCTGTGCATGCAGCTTCTCATCTGCAGACACTCCTGTGTTCTTGGCCTTAGGCTTTCATCACAGTACTCAGAAAGGTTGTTCACATGGAATCATGAATTCACTTCATATCTCTATGTACAAAACAGGTTACTGTAAATGGGGGTGCTATAAAAATAACTGCAATGGACACTGGATTGgacttcatttgaaaatgaaagcaataaaGTGCGTGCACTTTTATGTTGTAACggtaaaataaatttgaacGATTGTCAGGGTTTTTTCCTTGAGCGAAACTGTTGTGAACCTGTCTGTGTGCTGTGGTGCCCTCCTGTGCCTGGTGCTTTGTTTTGCTAATTTGTTTTGAAGGAGCTGGACTTGCATATCACACACAGACTACCAATCACCAGCAATGCGCTGATCCTCAGCTCATAACTCAATTACTTCATTGTGAACGTATACCACTGGCCAAAGAGAGGATAAAGCAAGTCTTATTTTTCATTagattttgaaatgtatttaatcaTATATACACCGTGAAACTCCTGTAACCTTCACAATATAATGTATCTATGAAATAGTATGTGCGTGTAAAAGACTTGATCTCAACAGCATCCACATGTCCTCTCCAAATAGCGTTGAGGGAGACATAGATGCTATACAAGCTGACTATTGTAAATCACTATCAATAAGATAGTCACTGGAGAGGCTGAAACCTAAAAGCATGTACAATCGTTTTTTTGAATGTATAAAGTTTTGCTCAGAGGCTCTGTTGTAGAGGGACTGGTTTTACCAATTTGCTTCcaacttaaaaacattttcctgtcaAATGTAAGTGATGTGAACGTGTACACACCTGAGACACTTGCTCAATGCTGCTGCGGAGCTTCTCCATATCAGCACTGTACTGCTCTCTGAGTGCCTCTACCTCTTTGTCATGTGTGGACACCTCTTCCTTCAGTGCTCCTTTCAGAGCTGttagctccctctctctctgtctcaacGTCTCCTCCAGCTTCTGTTTCAGCTGGCAGACCTCCATCAGCTGTGTCTGACAAGACATCAGGTCCTGCAGACACAGGGAATGTACAATATTAACTTTATACCTTTGATCTCTCAGCATACTGTTATTTAATTAAAGTTAATCCGGCTTTTAACTGCAAAAGCTTTATCAACTATTCAACCTGTAAAGACGATGCTACACGATAAAAATGCAGTCAGAAGAAGCAGTTTATTCtcaagtcatttaaaaaaaaaaaaatccagtagtGGGGATAGATAATTTCTCCTTGtttatctctgtgtgtattttgtgtgatCATGTTTCAGTGGTACCGTCTTGTTGCCATTTCCTCTTCTCAGTTCATCCTGAAACTCAGCCAGCTGgtcctccatctctctgacCCTTGCCTCTGCATTCTCCCTATCCATACGCAGCTGAGTGAGCCTAGGAGGAAAAGAGGGTATACACATTACTGAATGATTCTTTGGATTCAAATGACTATGACTTACTTGTTTGGCCTTCTGAATAAGATACAGTAACTGCTTGTTCATGAAACTGTGAGGAGTGTTTGCTTGAAAACAAAGTGGGGTTGTCAATCCCCCTTATTCCTGACCACAAAGACTCACAAACATGCCCCTTCCcactttcctgtgtgtgtgtgtgtgtgtgtgtgtgtgtgtttgagtgtgtgtgtgctgttgtgcCCTCACTCTGATTGTGTTTCATTTAATTCCATCTTCTTCCGGTCCAGCATATCCCGGAGTTGCAGATTTTCATCCAGACAGGACTCTAGCTCAGCTTTCAGGGCAGGATCAGAATTGCTAACAGAGTCCTACCCAAGAGGAGACATGATGAATAAATGAGAGCGGTGAAACATTAGACATCAGCTAGCTCTGGCGACATAAACAATGGGCTTTTAGGAAATGTTCAAGCGGCCTGGCATTTGCCCACCGATCAATATGCATATGGGATTAAGTTCTTAGGAGCTATTAGAGATTAAGACCTGCCCAACTTCCTTAAACCAACATTTGATGAGTCATTATTGAAGTTTACTGTGTGCGTGCACCTCTGTCCAGGCCAGAGGGCTTTAAGGACTAATCAGAGGATTAATCAGAAGCACACTCCAAGGAACCCCCAACCCTCCTGGTTAGATTAGttaaaaccacacaaaaacTATTTGGACAGTTTCCTACTCTGAACCAACCAAGAACTATTTCCTTCACTTGATAGCTGGTGCTCTCATTCTGAGGAGACTTGgatgagtgtttatgtgtggcatTGGATGTGCTCCATGTAATTAGAGCTGAGTTAAAGTGGCAGGTAACTCTCTGAATATTAACATCCCCTGGTGGCAGCCAGTTCCAGTTAGCCAGCAGAATTTAGGGAGGCTCAAGCACACATTCTCtacccccccgccccccaaaaaaaggtgATGTATAAAACGACATAACACAATGAAATTTTACTACATTTAAAGCAAAAGACAGTCTACatgatgtttttattcaattttaaagaaaagtatAGAGAAGAAGACATTTTAGCACTGCTAACTGGAACTGTTATCGGTGCATTAAAATCTCTATACCATCACATCTTTATTTCTGCTTTGCTTACTCTTCTTTCCTCCTGCAGGGCAGTTTGTAGTTCAGCCATCTTTCTCTCAagctccctcttttctctcatccaCTCTTCCCTCGGGCTTTCTTTGGACTGAAGAAAAAGGTGTAAGGggacacatatactgtacataggtAGTATGCCCATACTATATTTTTATGTGACATATGAACCAGTACAAGAACAAGTCCTCCACAGAACTAGATATTTTCCAAAAGGGACAAACCTTTATATTCTGAATCTTCTGAAAGATGAGCTTGACTTTGTGCTTGATGACAACATCACTCTCTTTGGTTCTGAGGGAAggtgaaaaaggcaaaaggtAACTGCTTAACATTAACATAGTAATTTATTAGCATTTCATTGTGAccgtaaaaaacaaacaaacaaacaatgtgcTAATCCAGTAACAGGAGGATAGTGATGACAAGGAGGTCTTTACCCTTGTTTCAGGATGTTGTATATAGTCTGCATGACCTGGTCCTCCTCACTTCTCATCTCTGCAGTCTGACCCTGGTCCAGCAAAAGGTCAGGGGTCACCTTATGACATAGATCAGAAAACTAATCTTGCAATTTTTTTCATGCTCTGTGGTGTTTGGAGCACACTGAAAATCAGCTTTAATGCCCAACCGGAAAAGATTTCATTCTTACTTGTGCCTCAGTCAGACTGGCCTGCGCTGTCGCCACAGCAGCATATCTTCCTGGTGAAGACCACTGATTAGCAGAGTGCCCGTCCTGGCTGCGTCCAAAGCTGCTGTGAGTTGAGGACGGAGGTGAGGTGTAAGGGTTGGTGGTGAAGATAGGAGATGTAGCTCTAGGATCTTGTTGTGGAGGGAGGAGGCCTCTCTGCTGGCCACCAGTGTTACCACCATCAAACCTATTTACTAGTCTGTTGACAGCAGTGTGTCTCTGATTAGAGTGAAACTCATTTGTCTGTTGAGGAGGGTCCAAGCAGGACTGCCTGCTTGTCACTGACCCCAGTGACCCGTTGAGCCCTGTCTGATACGAACCATCCCACATATTCCTTCCCATGTCCCCTTCTCTACCACTGACACGTCGAggctgctccctctctcctcttacTCCTAGTCCTCCATCTAGGTTCCCATAACTACCAGACTTTCCATCCCCTGGTGGCCTAGAAAGCTGAGAATCCTCATTGcctgtccctccctctccatcccttTCCAGCAGTGACCCATGGGACTGGGCCCGGCGTAGTGCCCCTTCCTGCCctgctccacttcctcctcctacATCTGCCTCCCGTGTTCCTGgctctgccctctctctcctccggGGAAGGCTACTGTAGCCAGATGGGTACTGGGTCCTGAGCTGGACTCCATACGAGTCTCCTTTCTCTCCGTCCTTCAGGACCACATACGGCTGGCCAGCGATACCCTGCACCCTGACCGCCACACCGTACTTGGAGGTGGTCTGAGTCTTGGTCTTGGGCTGGGACCCAGGCTGCCCACCACCAGTGTCAAAGAGGTCATTGACGAAGCGGATCTGGACACCGTAGTCCACTGGGGTCTTCCGACCTGAGGATGGTGTGCTCATGCTGGTAACACAGAAGAGATCAGGGTAAATACTAGAGAAAGGACACAAGGACAGGGAACATGCTGCACCAGACTACCAGGCTACATATTAGCTTTAGTCTAGTATTATCATatccaaaatataaaattcacATGCTTCGTCTTGTTAcatcatatttaattaatttggcAGATGCTACTGGTCACAgcaacttgtgtttttttttcccactcaaGTGTCTTGTACAATGACAGTTCGACCTTTGTACAACCAACCCCACAATAaatggacaacctgctctaccacctTAAACAGGTCatatttaaaccaaaacaaacaataagaGATTTTTGTGGTCATGGTTTGGCTAAGGTATATTGGTagttgtgtgtatgtcagtTGATAAGTAACAATAATCTGCAGTATAGAAATGCCAAACTgggtttgaggtcatttagaaacaacTTAATAGTTTATTCACTGGTAAGTtaattttttactgtaaaattccCACTCAGTATGTATCTTGGTCCCaattttttaatctaaaacaaATATAAGAGGTCTGTATTaagattgtttgtttatgttatgtgtttatgtttaaaatattactattatattgttattggttttttttaaatctagtaTCGAttgggctgagagagagagaagagagaagttAAAGACTGCCACAATACAATCAATAGccaggttaaaaaataaataaataaataaaaagcagctCTTCCATCAAATAATCCCtcaaaattaagaaattaaacaaagaatGCCCAGACACTCATTAGAAAGCAACTTGGAAATGTCAGAGCCTtttcagacaaaagcagagatgCAACATTGCTTTGGAACAAATACAGCAACACAGATTTATAAGCAGTGACACTTTCTGGCTTTCTGGTTTCTGGCTGTTGACTTTTTGTGTAGACTTTGTCCTCAGTGCACTCCATTAGTCATTAACCTGAGAGCACACACCCACATATGACTCTCCACCTGTAAGAACGAACTAAGCCTTGCCCAACTTTTGGAAGCTTCCCAGCAAGATACCAAACCTCCCTTTACTATGCTCTGATACTACTTGATGAGTAATTCTATAACTATTCCTCTTCCACTGCAACAGATCACACCTACTTCAAGGTTTGGCCTTAAGTTACTGCTAAACTGGTCTGACACTGGCAGTTCCACAAAGTGCTGAACATTCTTGATATTACATCAATTGACTGATCATGCCTTTTGATAGATCACATCGTAAGATCCCATACCATATGTCATTACAATGGTATGGTTCATTAAGCCCACTTAAAGCCTATTGCATCACTCCCTCCTGACCTTTCCGCTCTGCACCTTTCACTTCCTCATAACAGCTTTCCaaggtgagagacagaaagtgggCTGGGAGAtgagggggggggttgaagtgagagagaaatagaaaaaagaaacagccagCTTTTCTTCTCTTATCAGTGCCTTGTGTGATAAAATCCAAAGTCAAGCTATTCCTGTGAACAACCCTCCCCCTCATACGCAAAAAGGACTGACTACAAAAGTAACCATCAAATAGATAACTCTGCTTGCATCCATCCATTATTGAACACCTACATAcgcatttttatatttacatacagaTTTTGGGGGCTTCATGACACAGTTCAAAACTGCCAAGCCATTCTCAGAAAGAACAAAATAAGATATTCAGCAAATAGCTTAAATCCTCACTACGAAAGTGAATACTAACATATATTAGTATTCAGGTAAATACTGAAAACTACTACTGAAGGTAAATGTCTGGGCTGGCAGTGAATGGAGCAACGTCATTTGAGATGACATGAATGACCTTCAAAGGTATCTGTGTGCTTGTGGTGCGTAAGCATTGTCCGCAGACAGACCTGCTCATCAGACATGCACAGTTAGTCGATTTTTTTCCACCCTTTGGGAACCACAGAGGAAGCACCATGTCACAACACGTTTGTGAAGCCAAGCATGAAGTCTGCAGCCCACTGCCTTTACACCAAGGTCAAGCAAACATGTCATGCACTGACGATTGTGGGACAGACACACCATATGAGGGACGCAGAAAACAAAGTCCACTGATTTAATGTGAAATGCTCATCTGATCTAGGGTGATCTGTAGAGTCTGAGCTATAAGTGGGCCAAATTAACTTAAAGAAAGGCAACCGTAAGGTAGAAAAATCTCTCTCTTAATATCTGTTCATCTGCATTTCTTCatcagttcaattttttttatgtcacagaGGAAGAACCCATTGCTAGCCCCATGAGTGACAAAGGGTGAGGGGGAACCCATCCTATTGTTCAGTTTATGTGGGGCAGAAAACGAGGGCAGCAATCCTGAGAATGCCAAAACTATCCCTGCATTCTTTCGTTCACTCCTTTACACTGTCTTTGATTACAGCAAGTTTGTTTcaacattgacattttgttttttccccaaagctAATTTCTTTCCACACCTCTCTAAAATAAACATCCTTTTCCATACTGAAAGTAGGATATCAAACAAGTTCTTCTCTAATCCATTTGTTTATACAGTGTCTGTGCTGCCTAATTAACATGCAagtcaatttttaaaacatgacagTTTCTTGACTTAAAAGAAACACTGTATGACTCTGTATCTTTGTGAGGTGAAACATAGTCAATTACTTGTCAATTACTTGTCATTCATCAGATGAATCATCAGCTattttgatgactgattaattgtttacattacttttcaagcaaattatttgctgcttttctttatctcaTATGATAGCAAGCTGATTCTCTTTAGGTtatggactgttggttgaacaaaaaaGGTGATCTGAAGATGTCCcctttggctttattttttgctgttccaacattttgtagaccaaacaattaatcaagtgAATAATGCGGATATTAATCAGTCttggaaaaaaacccaaaaacttaGTTGGTTATTTACACCCCTGGTATTCTTTTAGCAGGATCAAGCAAAGGTCTCTAACCGACACTTTCATTTATAAGATGTGACTTTAACAACAGCTTTTACAAGCTTGTTTACCTAGCTTGGAGTTAATCTGGTGTTTTTGCCATTCTCTTGCCAGCCTCTTGTCATGTTACCCTGCAGTTCCGCTGGCGGGCCCTCCACCTCTGGGCTCAAATTGAATTCTCGCATAGTAAATTGAATTGAAGCTACTTCCCTGTTATGACTCAAGATGgaatagaaaatataatttggATATTAGCGGGTATGGAGAGAAATGAAACAACGACAATGTGTGGAGTCATGAAAGTGCCTCTGCTGACTCACGGAGTCAGCATGGTTCATGTGATCCCATCATCTCTGGCCAAATAGTTAGTTGGCGAGCTGAAACTATTAGTCGATTGATCACGTAGTTTATTAATAGGAAATTAATCGCCAACTATTATGATAATTGATAAATCGTGTCAGTCATTTTAtaagaagcaaaaaaagaaaaaagatctaAATGATTTGATGGTCCTAGATTTATAAATGTTAGGATTTCATGCTTTCCTTCGCCATATATGAACTGAAcagctttgggttttggactagaaaaaaaaaaagacggcTGTAGATGGTTGGGCTCATGGAtattataacaggcatttttaccattttctggcattttatagagaaaatgattaatcaaaacgGTTGGTAGGTCATGAAAGTAACCATTATTTAAAGCCTCACCTGACTGACAAACTGATCCAATGACTGTTTTTCAGCCATAGTTTACAGCATCCTATAAAGCCAACATGGCCATTTACGTTAAACAGCAGTTTGCCCCCTTTCCTCAAGGTGAATCATTAAGTTTTACAGGAATGGCCTATTAAATAGAAATGTGAAGGTGTAAGTAACAGCGATGGAAAAAACAGTAGctcactccctctctgtctcagtctttAAAGGAAAGGCAGCCACTCAGTCCTCAGGGTATTCTCCCTCTCCATTACATTCTTGACATAAAACCAGGCCCTCATCCTCTCCACATTGGTCAATCTTGCTTTCCAAAACTTACCACTGCTTCACTTTcacactcaaacaaaacaaccatTTATTCTCCTTTAAAGATCTAAAGAAGTTCATTGGCATAACAAAGAGAGACTTCAGTGTTACCAAATAGCAACCAAATAATACCATATTAGGAGCACATCAATACGCCCCTCCCTTGCCTCACATTCCATACACTTATTTCTCTGTCCTTATCACTTACCcaggctgagtgtgtgtgcttgtgtgtgtatgtgtgtgtgtgtgtgtgtgtgcgtgcgtgcgtgcgtgtgcgtgagatggagagcgagacagagagatcGAATTATGGGATTTTATCTGCAAACTTGAGTGTTTACCTGCAAGATTGGACAAAACCTTTATTATTGACAATTGCTATTACCCGACTAAACTTTCTTCCATGTTTGgtctgtctgaaaatgaaactatgtCAGTGGTGGAGTTGCAGGTGCAGTGCTATAATCATTGAAATTCATGTCACCATCCATGAACCTTTAATTACCCAATTCAAAACTATAACCTGCAGTTCTTTCTTGCCTGTGTCATCGGTTTCATCTGATGCTCTTCAAGCTCAGCCTTAAGGAGCATTCCTGTACTTACAGAacagtttttcacaaaaaaagttcCTTCTAGTGAATGCGTGTCAGGCTGTGTTATTATTGTGTTACCTAGATTCAAGGCCAAGGATTTATTTGGAGTCACCCTGTCAGGGGTCCTAAAATTGTTTTGCAGTGCAGTTTTTCCAGTGACGAATCCCCCTGGTAGCACAGGGCAGAGACACGGCTTATGCACAGAAATCAGACCTATTTTGGAGAGAAAACTGCTTCTTCAGTAGGAATTCCTCTGGCACTAAAGTGTGCCTTTGGCTAGAAGAAACGTGTGAAACGCCACCCTGAGAGCACTTTTAACTTTAACAGAAACAATTTGCCGACATCTCTCACATATATTTCCCATCACATAACAGGCAAAGTCAAGTATCCTGAGGTAACGTTAGCTGGGAGCACCggtccctgtttttttttttctctcgacCCATCAAATTAACGTTAGCTACCAAGCTAAACTGACAAACTGAGAAACATCACAGTGACACAATACTGTGAGAAATTACTACAGAACCATATTGTGCAAATGAATAAGTGACATGGGACATCAGAAAAGCCTTTACAAAGCTAAGAACTAATTGTCTGACAGGTCGTGTACGTCTGGTTTGGCTGCCTGGCTATGTGAAGTCCAAAACCAAACGTAAAGTTACCTCTTTCTCTCAAGTtgttcctctgctcctctttgACACTTCGCTTCCCCTGTTTCGATGAGGATTCAAATATTTTCGCAGACATCCGTCAAAGtccacaaagaaaagcaggagaaaCAACAACTCCTACGCAATTGCACATAACAACAACTTCATTATACGGCGACTGCAACCTGTTACCTTTTGTCGGCGATGCAACCGTCCCGCCCATTCTCGCCGGACAGAGCTCTGTGATTGGATCCGGGCGCTGACGTGGGCGGGACTACAGATATCGGCTACGTTCGCTATTGTTGAGATCACTACGTCAATCATTTATTGTGCTGGGCCACTTTAAGGCATTTTCGCTGAAAAAGCGAACCACGTAGTCCTACTCCAGGTGACATACACAAAAACTACCGGTGTGACCAAGATAAACAAAACGTTTTCAGGACCAGTGATAGTCCAAGGTGAATGCAGACTGGTGTccccatgtttttgtttctccaaTTTACCAGTAGATGGTGCAACCATCTACTAGCTGGTGGATCAGCCGCATCGGGGCCCTTGAAAAAAAGTTCCAAACCTCTGCTACAGGTGCACGACCTCcagtaacatttaaaataactacaaaaCAATTAGCAGAAGTTGAAAGAGCAGGCTACATACATCGTCCTACTATACTGTCGTTATACATATATTCTATTCGGGTAAATTTGGTTTTTCATCCTTGACTTTATAATTGAATGTCTGTTTAATTCAGATTTTGTGACATATTTAGCATTGCCACTGTAATCCATTGTTACTGCTGACTATAATGACATTACAGATCACAAAATAAAGTGCGTAAACAAATCCGCCCTGAGTGACCATTCATCGCAAATGTCTCCAAGTTGTTACCTATGGAGAGCTGAGCTCACCACAGATATGATTTCAGCTGTAGTGGACTGCTTAAGGGAAAAACTTCAAGggtacatttttcaaactttgtaATAACTTGCCACATTTGAATCCTAAATTTGCTTATTGCCAGTCGTCTATTGGCATTAGGCCAACTGCTGATAAAGTTTGGAGATTTTCAGAAGATTCAGTTGTTGTGTATCCATTGAAATTATTACAATACCCCTACCCCGCCCCGTCCACACAGCCCCTCCCCAAACTCCAGCGACATCCCACTATCTGCTCAAACTGActttcctctccatctcatCACTTCGCCTGGTCGACAAACTGGACGCACCATCTCACGCTCCGGGAATGGGATCTTTACTGGGTTCAAAGAAAAACTTCCAGTTCTTTCGAGTTTACGCTCTACAGAAGCTACTTTTCAAACTGCAGGGATAGTTGTTACTGCAGGTGCAGGGTGACAACAACAAAGGGCCGCTGGCCAAGGATCTCCAAGACGCACCGTCTGATTGCCAAGGAGTTTCAGACGCTAGGAATCAGCGCGGCAACATAAAGTGGTCTCTGCTCAGTTTGATTATTCAGATATCCTCCTAGATACACCGAGGCGTGCGTAAAATATTTGTGCGTAAAGTTGGAGCTGTTGCGCACGGTTCAAAGTTAGTTCTAGTGGGGCAGCGTATGCAAGAACGTGTAAAAGACAACAGATTTGTTAACTATTAGATCTGTTGGAAGTGTTAATACCTTGACAGCCATGGCAAAATGGTTCAGAGATTTTCCCATCAACCTGAAGAACGGAAATGAAAGGGTCCGCTCGGCCTCTGAGTCTGGTCCACAAACTCGACCCAAACCTTCGTTTTCTCGGGACAGTTTGAAAGGAAATCAACGTAAGGATGGAGGAGTGGGGGGTTTGTTAGCAGGGAGAAACCGGAAAAATTCGGCCACAGAATTGGGTCGTAACAACGCTGGTTCTGGTGGGACAGTCTGGGATAGTCTCACCAATGGAAAAGGTCGCAAGAATTCCAAGATCGAGACTGGGATATCAGATGAAAACCGCCAGGTCAGGACCACTAGTCTGGCGCAAGCATACATCAGCAGGATGATCAAAGTGGACAAACAAGAGAAAACCCCAAAACTCAACGGGATAAGTGAACAGAAGCTGCCTGACAACGAGAAGGGAAGGTCTGACATTAAGACAACGGTAAGTAACTTCTAGTGATGGAACAGCTAACGTAAACCCCATGAGCCTCTTTTTGATCTTCACATTTATTTAGAATCAAACCAGGCCAGGGAGAGGCAGTTATAGTAGCAGGCCGATTAAagtcaatatactgtacagtgcaaaaacaaaaaaatcattgtgGGCTTGAGGTCAGTGCTTTCCTTTGTGTTTTCCCTCCCCACCTCAGTTCATAACCCTGTATTCAGTTTCCATCGCTCTGAAAAGAATACAATGCAATTTCACTACATTGTGTCAGATCAAAGAGGCGAACACAATGCGCTGACCTCTTTACACAAGTATTTCCGCTTGTCTCTCCATTAGTTGTCACTCAGTCATGGACaccacgcacacagacacacacaccgtaGTGTATCAGATCCCTCTCTGCCCGCCTGCTCTGTTGTCTCCAGGTGAATGTAACTTCTGAATAGGTAGCACCCCAGCATTGTGCTTTCTGACTGGTCTTCTCCTTTTCACAGTTGATTATCCTGGAGGA
This sequence is a window from Xiphias gladius isolate SHS-SW01 ecotype Sanya breed wild chromosome 22, ASM1685928v1, whole genome shotgun sequence. Protein-coding genes within it:
- the LOC120784463 gene encoding cingulin isoform X1, which gives rise to MSTPSSGRKTPVDYGVQIRFVNDLFDTGGGQPGSQPKTKTQTTSKYGVAVRVQGIAGQPYVVLKDGEKGDSYGVQLRTQYPSGYSSLPRRRERAEPGTREADVGGGSGAGQEGALRRAQSHGSLLERDGEGGTGNEDSQLSRPPGDGKSGSYGNLDGGLGVRGEREQPRRVSGREGDMGRNMWDGSYQTGLNGSLGSVTSRQSCLDPPQQTNEFHSNQRHTAVNRLVNRFDGGNTGGQQRGLLPPQQDPRATSPIFTTNPYTSPPSSTHSSFGRSQDGHSANQWSSPGRYAAVATAQASLTEAQVTPDLLLDQGQTAEMRSEEDQVMQTIYNILKQGTKESDVVIKHKVKLIFQKIQNIKSKESPREEWMREKRELERKMAELQTALQEERRDSVSNSDPALKAELESCLDENLQLRDMLDRKKMELNETQSELTQLRMDRENAEARVREMEDQLAEFQDELRRGNGNKTDLMSCQTQLMEVCQLKQKLEETLRQRERELTALKGALKEEVSTHDKEVEALREQYSADMEKLRSSIEQVSQSHAGIEAERLRVNASVRSLQQQLEDCRDESSHWMEQFHATRDELRTTKQELLQARLEKEELEEELKELQEKVSTMKRQIPDTSHTQTLNQELQQCHADLQKAKSEVEKHRTEFDRKVMEVISIKKSHQEQEAELKYEIDRLKDQLQRAKEDFAKAQEKNKRLPDPATISELEQKLGEERNEATQLKDKLSLAEEELEASKTNLNRTQMDLRYLQDSQQEQEEANTRLKEKLSRLEAQLHTNATESSELELALHSEVRGLRSELDEAKRKASRLSQEHRELSLRLEDTEKDKEALKQTINQLDETKQQQERVLEKLNKEYESLTMSSKEEAKVLRVQLEEQRERARKEMQEVQRHGNDAHTELERSHINLRRLEEEMSRQKKELLLVCEERDNHQLDKELLTNRMRHLEGEIESNKNNHNEKAREIRILEDKLKRMELELEEEKSSVEMLTDRLARSRDQIDQLRSELMQERSSKQDLELDKNAMERHLKELRSRVADMEGQSRSSAGVSQLENKIQEFEERLHSEEREKNSVLASQRRLERKLKELNMTLDEERQTHNEQRDQLALRVKALKRQVDEGETELERIDGLRRKVQRDMEEQMELKEALQGRVTALEAELKRKTQAAMRPALDSSALSSDDDDSLYDPSTITNILTESNLQTSSC